The genomic stretch GATTTGACTCAAGTTACCCAGTGTCCATGCCCACCTGGATGAGGTGTGTCCTAGCAGGAGTCAGTGAGTTATAGGTAGCTAGGAGCTATCAGAGTAGGTTCTAAATGAGTGGGTGATCGGAAAAaaagcattgcttttttttttttttttgcctcatatTCAGTGACTAAATTTTAACACTGGTTCAACGTTTATAGAACAATTGATGTGATTGAATATACACTAGCCAAGATTAAGTTTCCTTGTGTAGAGACAGAAAATCTTGAGattatgtttattataaaatgattGTTTTCATCATAGAAAATGATGTGAGTCCACCTACTAGTATATAATGTCTCTTCAGAGCTAACACTTTTTCTCCttccataactttttttttttgcaagaataTACATAGGGAAAATGCTTACCTGCGTTTACTGACTTTTTATCAGGCTGTTTATGAGGGTCTGTGGTTTCTTTTTTGCTCCTGCTATCAACACTTTGAAATATCAGTACCAAATAcctagaagaaatatttttaaaagattcaatgCTAGAGGGTTTACTATccccttatttttaatataatgtaCTTTTGGAATAATGTCTGATTAAACATTTTGATTTAAAAGCAATGCCAAGTTCAtttaagatgcattttttttttcatttaaatttgcaGAACGGGGTTCATAGGTCCCAAAGGCCAGcgactcttcctcttcctcagagggGTCTTTGGTTCCAGTGCCATGATCCTCATGTATTATGCCTTCCAGACAACGTCCCTCGCAGACGCCACAGTTATTGCGTTTAGCTGTCCCGTGTTTACGTCCATATTTGCTTGGATATTTCTCAAGGAAAAGTATAGCCTCTGGGATGCTTTCTTCACCTTGTTTGCAATCGCTGGAGTGATACTTATCGTGAGACCATCATTTATATTTGGTTCCGACACTTCAGGGATGAGAGAAAGCTATTCAGAGCACATTAAGGGAACGTTTGCCGCGATCGGACACGCTGTGCTAGCTGCGATGACTCTGGTTATTCTGAGGAAAATGGGAAAATCTGTGGACTATTTTCTGAGCATCTGGTATTATGTCATACTTGGCCTTCCCCAAGCCATCATCATCCTCTTTGTCATAGGAGAGTGGAGTCTGCCCTACTGTGGGCTGGACAGGCTGTTTCTCATACTCATTGGACTCCTAGGTTTGGGGGGTCAGATATTTATCACTAAAGCAGTTCAAATAGAAAAAGCAGGACTCGTAGCGATAATGAAGACCATGGATATAGTCTTTGCTTTCATATTTCAGATTGCTTTCTTTGATAATGTACCAACTTGGTGGACGGTGGGTGGGGCCCTCTGTGTAGTGGTCAGCACCACTGGAGCAACCATTCGTAGATGGCTGCAGAGTTCCAAATGAAATGTCACTGCTGAGacctggtttttattttcaagtgtgCTATCACCTAGCTCAGACAtcttacacacccacacatacctgGAGAATCTGCATCATTCATTGGCTCTCTTTAATACCTTTCATAAAGTACCATTTTTAAACATAGTGCGTTTTTAGTTAAGAGTAGCTagctagccgggcggtggtggcgcacgcctttaatcccagcacttgggaggcagaggcaggcggatttctgagttcgaggccagcctggtctataaagagttccaggacagccaaggctatacagagaaaccctgccttgaaaaacaaacaaaaccaaacaaaacaaacaagagtagCTAGCTAGGCTAGCCTCTCAGTCTGGATAGCTTTTATCTTTGCTTTGGCTCCTTGCTTGGGTTACCATTGATGAGAAGGGAGCTCATTTGCGGAATTTCAGAAATTTTGTATGAGtacaattttgaaaatttatttctgaCCCGGGATGTGGATGGGAGATACTCTATTTCAGCAGTGCATATAAGAAGCTCAACGTTGACAATGCTGCTCTAGTTAGTACTGTGCTAATCCGTTGATTGCAATAGCATCCCACTTAGGATGCCAAAGCTGCAACTTGGTCTAGGTGCCTACCTACCGATAGGAGTATAAGCGAACCAGCCTTATTTTCAAGGATCTTAGAGATGATTACTATACTTTTAACTCGTGTGTGCCTTTTCGTTTTGATGCTGGGACTTTTTATATGTACTCTGAACAGAGCCTTCAGCTTGCCACATGTGGTTAGCAGTTCTTTCTTTCAGAATATTAGCAACTCTGGCTATCATTTTGAATTTCAGTTGTCTCCTGTTTTATTGAAattgcactattttttttttttttaacattccgAGATTTCCAATCTTGAATTCATGAGAGCAAAATCTTGGCGTGACCAGTGTGTACATTCCCATCCTGAGGTGATTTCACTTCAGATGAGGTGATTTTTCTACAGATTCTCTTTGAATTCATAGTGTGATGCCAAATACGATTTTTTTCTCAGGATGGTACTAGGCTGGGCCATTATCAGATCTCCCAGATTCtaccattttcattttcaaaacccACAGTTCTAGAAGGTTCATCCTGCAGGCTCCCTTTGCATTAAACCAAATATTTATACCTTTACAGTACATGTCTGTTAATAAACGTACAGTCTTTTTCCATTTTGGAATGGTATGTTATAATGCTTGTGGCATACGAAAAATGTAAAGACTTGTTACTCCATAGCTGATTGGTTTTCCCAGTCGTTTGCATATACGGAAAGAACACAGGTACAAGCCAGTCTTTGACACACAATACTAGTGTGAACTTAAGACAGTAGAGTCTAACTGTGGACCACCAGCAGGCCAGTACTCCTCTGTGAAAGAGGAAAGCTTGGTAGATTGGGAGTAAATGACCATGCGTCTTTGGCGCTTTGGATGCCTTTATGATGAGGCCATTGTGGCTGCCACCTCTTACTTTGTTCAGACACTGTCTACTGTTATCATTAGCTGCAGACTTGAGGGGCTCTTGTTCTCTCCCACGCTCCTCACAGCTCTTCTGGAGGAAGGGACTGGTCTCCTGGATCTTACATTTAGCTATGGAAGGATCTTCTCCAGTAGTTCCTAAGAGGAACTTTGAGTTTGGTGGCTTTAAATCACCTTCGCCACCTGACATCCTACATATGTACTTAGCTGAGTCACCTCAGTTGCATTTGAGCCCGCATAGATCTGCCAATGGTGCCGTTCTACCAACATCCTAGAAAACACAGAGTCAACAGACTCTTAGAACTCTGGAGGGGTCTTAGAGGGCATCCTAAGGGATGACAGGAGGGAGGCCTGCAATAGCTGGTTTCTATAGCAGCCTCCTCTTACTGAGTTCCACTCCTGGAGTACCACCAAACTTACACACTAGAAGAGTGTCTGGGATAGTGGAAGATAACCCCTTTGGAAATACATTCTATTTCAACTGTGTCTTAAGTACATGGATGTCAGGATATGTGGCTGACATTGGAGACAATGTTTCTTATACCAACCTTTACAGGGTATGATTTTTAAACAATGTTCAAGTGGTATACAAGACTATGTATTGTAACAATTATGGGGGGTGGTATGTATTTTCCAAAGATTGTAGTTTCTATATCTTgcaaagggaattttttttttcctaacttgtttttattttgtaagtaataaaatcataaaagaaagatGTTGGGTTTTACGACTATAGAAAGTGTCTCACGACTCGTTTCTCTTCTCGACTGGGCGCTTCAAAACTCATTTTCTATAGAAGACTCCCCTCTAGCCGTTTTGTAGGCTGTGATCTTAAATTTTCAAACTTTATCTGTTCTTCATACACAATAAATACAACACCTCCAAAATAAATAGTAATCTGTTAAGAGACTTTCACTTTTCTAGACCCCCAGAGCTTAGAGCAGCTTGGAGTTGTGCTGTCTTCTACGGCTAGGTTCTGTAGTGCCCTAGGAATTCTTTCTACCCTCACAATGTCTGTCTGTTGCTACCCACGGAGTGATTACACCTGAGTTTTTTTACAGCTGTATTCTAACTAAGCTACCTACTTAATACGTTGACCTTGATCCAGCTATCAAGGTCAGGAGTCTTCCTAAAGCCCTGCCACGGTCACTTCAGTTCTCAGGAAGCCACAGAGGTGGCTAGTAGTCCACACGGTCATGCCCatatgctcccctcccccacttcctcttcaCTGTAGTTTCCCACATCCCAGATGTCCTAGGATCAGCATTTCCATGAACTCATATTTGTCAGAAaagcccttcctctttcccctgcttTCTTCATGGTCTTTCATGTGTCCTCAGAAGCCTGGGCCTCCAGTGCCTGGGCAGTGAGCTGTGATTTCTGATTCTTCTActtcccccagcttctctccCTCATTAATCCCCTTGGAGAAGGGGATTTGTACCAGGTTCATTAATCCCTTTGGAGGAGAGGATTTGGTACCCAGGGAAGGTAGGTGTAGTTTTTTGCCACTTTGCATTGAGGCAAACAATATACCTAGGCCAGTTTCATTTGTTAAATAGAATAGTATTCTCACTAGTGAGTGGCATAGACTTTAGGCCAAAAAAGAAGCACAAAAGCTTAAGTGTTGAGCTGTGGTTAAAGACTTCAACCTTCCCCTTAAGAATGGTGCCCCACTCTGGACCCTTCCAAGAACAGCAGGTACAGTTGTCTCCAAATGCAAACCTCACTTGTGCAGCCCCTTCTGTAAGTGCAGACTAGAGTGGATGGGCACCTCTTCTGTCCACAGAAGGCTGCCGAGGGCCAGCACTTCTCTTACCAACGCACACGTCTCAATGCACAGGTGTGACTTTTTCCAGTTTGCTGTAGTGCTTTTCCATTGTTTGATTTATTTGGGGAATAGGCCTAACCCTCCACATGCTTCCTTTGAACTGAACATGACTCTTGTAGCTTCTTTGTTTATCCACTAAACACAACAACTTATGTAAGTGCTAAGAGAGCTAATGTTTCCTGATACCACCCCTGCCTTTCCCCCAGGTATGTGCAAGTGCTTGTGGTTGGCCTGAGAATTGGTCTGTTATGGTATTAGACATGTGATGCCTGGACACTACCGCCCCAGCTTGACTCTTAGTCCTTTAGGTATTTACTTCAAGTCTAATACACCTGCCATACTCACTTATAATTCTTTAGAGTGCCTTACTAGCAACTCCCTACAATACCCAAAGATATACTCATCTAGGCTATAGcttctttaaaaactaaatttgaaACTGCCCTTGGAAAACTTCATAGAGAGCCCATGATATATGGTACTAGCTTTTATCCAGAAAATGGGAGTGAGGGTCATACCAGGAAGGTAGAAAGCCATTGTATGTGATGTCAAGGCTTGACACGTAACGTGGCAGCCTGGACCACAAGAGTACTGAGTTCAGGAAATACCATTGCTGGAGAAGAGAGCCTGGCTCTTCTAACCTTGCACGACTTGTAACTGTTCATAGCCCTAAGACGTGTAGCCATACCATAAAGCACAGGAACGAATCCATATTTGTGACGAGAGTTGCCAGGCTGAGGTGGAGAATATACAGCACCACATTTGAGAGAAGGTAAACATGGGTAGGAGGAAATGTGTTGATGTGGTCAGGACAGAATCCAAGGACTAGGCCAGGGTTGGCACTGCAGCCAGAGACTGAAAAGTCAGGGTTATAGAGAACATGTGAGCTGGGGGCCTGTTCCTGATGACATAAACACCCAGCCATTCTAAGCATGGCTGACCACGTTCAAAGCCCAAGCTGTATATGCCAAAACATGCCGAGAGATGGCAACTAAAGATCGAGTTGTTTGGGGCTCTTTATGATCACACCAGGTGTTACCATGCTAATTATTAAAGTCAAGTTCAAAGCATAAAGTGTAATTCAGAAAGCACTAACCATTTTTCTCATGTGACACTCCTCCTGGGGACCGAGTTACACTGCTGAAAGGAAGCTGGGGCCACATATAGAAGAGGATTCGCCACACTTTGGGCCCTTCTGCACTCCAGCGGACAGTTCACACTGGCTTGCCAGACTGGAGGGAGTGTGCACACTGGGAATGGATCCTCCAGTCCTCAGGTAAGCCACCCTGACGAACGCTGTGTAGAGAAGACACAGCCTACCCCGCTTCTGGGTTCTCTAATTGTAGATTCGTGAGAATAAAAAATTGCTGTTGtttaaattactaaaaataagtaagtaaataaataaggggctggagagatggctcagtggttaagagcactgactgctcttccagaggtcctaagttcaattcccagcaaccacatggaggctcacaaccatctgcaataggctctgatgtcctcttctggtgtgtctgaagagagcagtggtgaataaataagtaaataagctttaaaaaagtAAGGATATAGAAAACGTGTTCAAATCAGTGTATATTCAGTTAATTGATCACAATTACAAAAAAACCCACTTCCATGTAAAACACAAAATCATGAAAAAGGACAAGGAAACAGATACAGTTGTCAAAAGCGAAATCTAAAGGGATAAGAATAATAAAGCTATCTAAATTAAGTCTTCCCTAATGCCCAAATTGTGTTAATAACAATTTGAGAGTATTGGTCTGGTTCGCTTGCTTTTGTGGGTATACAGTGAAGTTCTAGAGGTTACAAGATGCagaaaaagaagatagaagaagCCAGCTTGTAATTTCAGGCGTTTCAACCCGTGCCCTTGTTTGCAAAATGctgactctgagacttaattattTGTGAATAAATGTGTAGGGCATGTGCTTGGGCTTGTTCCTGACTAGCTTGTAACTtaacccactgtcttagttagggttttaccgctgtgaacagacaccacgaccaaggcaagtcttataaaaaacaacatttaattggggctggcttacaggttcagaggttcagtccattatcatcaaggtgggagcatggcagcatccaggctgtcaaggcgcaggcagagctgagagttcttcatcttcatccaaaggctgctagtggaagactgacttccaggcaactaaggtgagagtcttaagcccacacccatggtgacacacctattccaaccaggtcatacctattccaacaaggtcacacctccagatggtgccactccctggtccaagaatatacaaaccatcacacccacttCCTCTGTTCAGCATGCCAtgtgtggctggttacctcttctcagatgcttttttaaaaaatacttatttattttatgtatattatttattttatgtacactgtcaCTGACTTCAGtcacatcagatcccattacagatggtttgagccaccatgtaattgctgggaattgaactcaggacctctggaagaatagtcagtgctcttaactgctgagccctgcccctgctcttaactccagctcTCTCCTCAGATTCTTGTGCCTGCCTCCCCAGAGTTTAGGCTAATCTGTTCTGACTCCTAAACTCTATCCCAGAGTTCTTCTCTCCCTACCGGAACTCCCTCCTcctacttcctgcctcagctaataGACCATCAGCCTTTGATTGACAGGCAATGCTTCCAAGAGGCGTACATGAGAGATTCCCTCTACACCTGCTCTCATCTATGAAGCTAAATTTGTAGCCTGTATATTTATGTAAAACAGTGTTGACAGTTTCCTATTTGTAAAGAGTGTATCTTGATCCTGTTCACCCTTGTTACCCTgtcatcccctccccactccttctgtatggaaaatattttaataaaacattgatATTGACAAGAAgcaatttgtttatttgtttatggtCCTGGGGAGTCATCCTAGGACCTTGTGCTTGGTCAGCAGGTGCTTCTCACCGAGTCATATCCTCAGCCCTCCAGCTATTTCATTTACTATCAGTCTTGCTCTTAAATATGATCACTATATAtggaacctacacacacacacacacacacacacacacctgcgcGCGCGCACgaacgcacgcacacacagaagCTTAACGGCATCTTCAACAGTTTTTCAAAAAGAGATTCCATTCtatttattactgttatttttatgttttaaaaacaatagattTGCCACAACATGATTTGACTCATAATATTTGAGAGTAAAGGGGCCTGAGAACGAGAAGTGTCAGAAGAACGCATTTAAAGACGTGAGGGGCCGCAGTGGGGGCAGGGTGtgtagctctgtagtacagtgaTTATCCAGCTCGTGTAGGCCTGCAGTCTGATCTTCAGCCGTCAAACAGGGTTTGAACTCTGGAGAAAAAGTATGGAACACAGAGAAATAACAGAGTCTAAACTTGACACATCTTCACACGTGTTCCCTCTTAGAACAGTGAATTTAAACAAGTCTAAACCTATAAAGTATTCCAAGTTATCCAActaaagaagtgtgtgtgtggggggggcaacAGAAAGTCCAGCTGGCAGTGGCCCCTGGGTCAGATAGCATCTTCATATCTTCAGAGGCTCCATATTGTGTGCCTTGATTTTTTAAGATGTGTAGTTTAGGAAGCAAGGACACATTGCAGCCCATGTGCCTAGGTGCAAACCGTAAAGCAATTTGATAGCATCTATCAAATTTGCAAATGTGAATGCTGCACCCTATCCCCCCAGAAATTCCATCTGGGGAATTTATCTACAGAGTACAATTTATCTGCTTATGTGCAAAACAGCATAACAAGATTACTCACTgtggccttatctgtgatagcaAAACATTGAACAAGCCCGATCTTCTTCAGCCGGGTACCGGTTAGATAAGGCACGgtgtatataaaaaaataagctaGCCCACAGTTAAACACAAATCAAGACCAAGGGAGCAGCTTTTCATCCATGGTTATATCGCAGAGCCTCCACATGGCGAATTGACAAAAGGAACCGAGGTCCAGATCAGAGTGTGTGATCATTTATTGACGCACACAAAGGGGCTGTTTCAGAGGGACACACAGAAGCTGTAAGCATCGGCTGTCACTGGCAGAAGGAGCTTGGTGACAGGAGggcgaaggaaggaaggaagggcggAGGAAGGAGGCTTCACTGAATCCCCCTGAATGCTTTGCATTTTGAACTATGTCAAAATTGGtgcaataaaaactaaaagataattttatttaaagaaaagaaaaagagctagACACTCTTTTGGGGGTGTGGTCACTTCTTTAGTTTGTGAGCATTACTCTGCTCACCGTCTTGACTTCATGccatttccttcctctgcctcacacAGGCTACAGACCAGACTTCATCCCATTGGCTCCAggacagaagaaaatacaaaagactAAGACCAAGTCTCAGATTTTTCATAGGAACAGGTCTTCCAGCAATGACCAGGAAGCATGGCCTGGCTCTCACGGAGATGCTTGGTTTCCTATAGAAACCACTTCTCTCCTAGAGAAGGAGACACATCTTTTGAATGAGTCCCAGACCAGGAGCTCCTTGACATTTAATCCTCGCCAGTTCTAGAAAGGCCACTGGGAGGCTGAAGTTCAAAATGGTTGGAAGGTGTTACTTACATGGTTAATTCTGGTTCCTTCGCTCAAATGGTAAGCCTGGGCCACTAGGTCTGCCTAACTTGGAAATCTCACACTTCCCAACAGCCTAGACACCTCCTCTCAGGGTAACATTAAGTCTAGGGAGTCACTGTGTTCTAAGCCTGTCACTGTGGTATAAGGACCATTTCTTTGAGATTGGAAATCTgtcttagttagttagttagttagggtttccatgaccgtgaccaaggcaaccattataaaggaaaacattttatttgggctagaggctcagtccattgtcagcatggcaggaaacattacagcatgcaggcagacatgatgttggaggagccaagagtaCTATTACTTCTTGACCCCAAGGCAACCAGGAAGAGACTCTTCTGCAGACAGCCAAGAGGCTGtcattccacactgggcagagcctgagcataggagtcctcaaagcccacctacacagggacacacttcctccaacaaggccacgcatcctaatagtgccacttctcgTGGGccaaacacattcaaaccaccacagggtccCTCCACCTCCGTCCTTAATACAGGAGGAGCTAGAAGTGAGACTGGATGACCACCAGCTTGTacatgttaattttatttcctccaTATTTGTTCCTTACAGGCAGCCAATGTAAAGATGCCTCATTACAGCCAAGCCTTTACGCCAAGCACGCCTATAAGGGGACATGATTATACACACTATATACTCAGCACACACGGACTATAGCAGGATGCTTCCAGAGAACCTATTTGTGCATTAGCTTCCTTCTGCCTTTAAGCAAGGAAGAATGGAGCTGTGTGCAAACTCTGGGCCAGCTACATTCAGTCACCACTTCCCCCAGATGCACTAAGATGGATGCTAAGGATGCAGGGTGACAGTGAGAAGCAGAGATGCAGTCAGCTTAGGAAGGGGGAATGGAGAGTGGGGGGAGCACCTCCTCCCTATCATCAATATGAGAGGCACCCTCCAAGCTATTCCCACTGGGGGCATGGCCCTGAGAGACTGAACTTCCTGGATCCTTGATACTCataagcttctttctttctttggtgttgcttgcttctttgtttttgtttttgggtttttttttttttNNNNNNNNNNNNNNNNNNNNNNNNNNNNNNNNNNNNNNNNNNNNNNNNNNNNNNNNNNNNNNNNNNNNNNNNNNNNNNNNNNNNNNNNNNNNNNNNNNNNNNNNNNNNNNNNNNNNNNNNNNNNNNNNNNNNNNNNNNNNNNNNNNNNNNNNNNNNNNNNNNNNNNNNNNNNNNNNNNNNNNNNNNNNNNNNNNNNNNNNNNNNNNNNNNNNNNNNNNNNNNNNNNNNNNNNNNNNNNNNNNNNNNNNNNNNNNNNNNNNNNNNNNNNNNNNNNNNNNNNNNNNNNNNNNNNNNNNNNNNNNNNNNNNNNNNNNNNNNNNNNNNNNNNNNNNNNNNNNNNNNNNNNNNNNNNNNNNNNNNNNNNNNNNNNNNNNNNNNNNNNNNNNNNNNNNNNNNNNNNNNNNNNNNNNNNNNNNNNNNNNNNNNNNNNNNNNNNNNNNNNNNNNNNNNNNNNNNNNNNNNNNNNNNNNNNNNNNNNNNNNNNNNNNNNNNNNNNNNNNNNNNNNNNNNNNNNNNNN from Mus caroli chromosome 19, CAROLI_EIJ_v1.1, whole genome shotgun sequence encodes the following:
- the Slc35g1 gene encoding solute carrier family 35 member G1 produces the protein MGPPESATELAAEAVELREPELQLADPASPGEEHVDVEAEGAPGRGRCWPCGAWACGSRGEPEAKKKAPCPGLGLFYTVLSAFLFSVASLFVKKVQGVHAVEISAFRCVVQMLVIVPCLIYRKTGFIGPKGQRLFLFLRGVFGSSAMILMYYAFQTTSLADATVIAFSCPVFTSIFAWIFLKEKYSLWDAFFTLFAIAGVILIVRPSFIFGSDTSGMRESYSEHIKGTFAAIGHAVLAAMTLVILRKMGKSVDYFLSIWYYVILGLPQAIIILFVIGEWSLPYCGLDRLFLILIGLLGLGGQIFITKAVQIEKAGLVAIMKTMDIVFAFIFQIAFFDNVPTWWTVGGALCVVVSTTGATIRRWLQSSK